Proteins encoded by one window of Anopheles maculipalpis chromosome 2RL, idAnoMacuDA_375_x, whole genome shotgun sequence:
- the LOC126558432 gene encoding guanine nucleotide-binding protein subunit beta-5 yields the protein MTDILNSVHNSDKVSALIKEAECLKTKLEEERQKLNDVALSSVAERLEMISYLNIKPRRVLKGHQAKVLCSDWSPDKRHIVSSSQDGKLIIWDAFTTNKEHAVTMPTTWVMGCSYAPSGNLVACGGLDNKVTVYPIALEEDISSRKKTVGTHTSYMSCCIFPNSDQQILTGSGDSTCALWDVESGQLLQSFHGHTGDVMSIDLAPNETGNTFVSGSCDKMAFIWDMRSGHVVQSFEGHQSDVNSVKFHPSGDAISTGSDDSTCRLFDMRADKEVAVFSKDSIIFGVNCVDFSVSGRLLFAGYNDYTVNVWDTLKAQRVCLLYGHENKVSCLQVSPDGTALSTGSWDYTLRIWA from the exons ATGACTGACATTCTTAACAGTGTTCACAACTCTGATAAAGTGTCCGCCCTCATAAAGGAAGCCGAATGTCTTAAAACTAAGCTGGAAGAGGAGCGCCAGAAGCTGAACGATGTTGCTC TATCGTCGGTGGCCGAACGCTTGGAAATGATAAGTTACTTGAATATCAAACCACGCCGTGTTCTGAAAGGCCACCAGGCAAAGGTACTGTGTTCAGATTGGTCCCCGGATAAGCGGCATATTGTTTCCTCGTCGCAAGACGGGAAGTTGATCATTTGGGATGCATTTACTACCAACAAAGAGCATGCAGTTACGATGCCAACAACATGGGTTATGGGATGTTCATATGCACCATCCGGCAATCTTGTGGCTTGCGG TGGACTAGACAACAAGGTGACGGTTTATCCAATTGCACTCGAGGAGGATATTTCATCCAGAAAGAAAACAGTGGGAACGCATACAAGCTACATGTCGTGCTGCATTTTTCCCAATTCTGATCAACAAATTTTAACCGGTAGCGGCGATTCTACTTGTGCTTTGTGGGACGTAGAATCAGGACAGCTGCTGCAGAGCTTTCACGGCCACACAGGCGACGTAATGTCGATTGACTTGGCGCCTAATGAAACAGGCAATACTTTCGTATCGGGCAGCTGTGATAAGATGGCATTTATATGGGATATGCGGTCAGGCCATGTGGTGCAATCCTTTGAAGGGCATCAGTCGGATGTGAACAGTGTGAAATTTCATCCCAGCGGTGACGCAATTAGTACTGGATCAGACGACAGCACC TGTCGTCTGTTTGATATGCGAGCCGACAAAGAGGTCGCCGTTTTCAGCAAAGACAGCATCATTTTCGGAGTAAATTGTGTCGACTTTTCCGTGAGCGGTCGTCTGCTATTTGCAGGGTACAATGATTATACCGTCAATGTATGGGACACTCTTAAAGCACAGCGTGTATGTCTACTGTACGGGCATGAAAACAAAGTTTCTTGTCTTCAAGTATCTCCAGATGGGACGGCATTGTCTACAGGCAGTTGGGACTACACACTAAGA ATTTGGGCTTAA